A section of the Macaca thibetana thibetana isolate TM-01 chromosome 10, ASM2454274v1, whole genome shotgun sequence genome encodes:
- the LOC126929686 gene encoding leucine-rich repeat-containing protein 75B — protein MGARLGRRAGPEAGSEAGAVAGCGPAPYERRVRWLREIQSTLRERRPERARQLLRLLRQDLGLEGSLLTDILYRDVAFLNLVDPISHDLLMNLARELQCPKKDYELWKSSEKICRQLIYHLTPHSKQQQGSSLCQRKTQSCLKGSLQKTPLAEETVDLSGIPLSVRDVQHITHYLSSHGAVLAVLDLSFTGLSDELLHLLLPSLWALPRLTQLLLNGNRLTRAAARKLTDAIKDTTKFPALAWVDLGNNVDVASLPQPLLVGLRRRLSQRTSLPTIYEGLDLEPEGGAAGTTTPASTWDSTGAGLGPEPRACCTR, from the exons ATGGGGGCGCGGCTGGGCCGGCGGGCCGGGCCCGAGGCAGGCTCCGAGGCCGGGGCGGTGGCCGGCTGCGGGCCCGCGCCCTACGagcgccgggtgcggtggctccgcGAGATCCAGTCCACGCTCCGCGAGCGGCGTCCGGAGCGCGCCCGGCAGCTGCTGCGCCTCCTGCGCCAG GACCTGGGCCTTGAGGGGTCCCTCCTTACTGACATCCTCTACAGAGATGTGGCCTTCCTCAACCTGGTCGACCCCATCTCCCATGACCTGCTTATGAACCTGGCCCGGGAACTGCAGTGCCCCAAGAAG GACTACGAGCTCTGGAAGTCCTCGGAGAAGATCTGCCGACAGCTCATCTACCACCTCACCCCTCACTCGAAGCAGCAGCAAGGGTCCAGCCTGTGCCAGAGGAAGACCCAGAGCTG CCTCAAGGGCAGCCTCCAGAAGACTCCACTGGCAGAGGAGACTGTGGACCTCTCAGGCATCCCACTGTCGGTACGGGACGTGCAGCACATCACACACTATCTGAGCAGCCACGGTGCTGTGCTGGCGGTGCTGGACCTGAGCTTCACAGGGCTGAGtgatgagctgctgcacctgctgCTGCCCAGCCTGTGGGCGCTGCCCCGCCTCACCCAGCTCCTGCTCAACGGCAACCGGCTGACGCGGGCTGCTGCCCGCAAGCTCACCGACGCCATCAAGGACACCACCAAGTTCCCTGCACTGGCCTGGGTAGACCTGGGCAACAACGTGGATGTGgcttccctgccccagcccctgctggTTGGCCTGCGCCGGCGGTTGAGCCAGCGCACCTCACTCCCCACCATCTACGAGGGCCTGGACCTTGAGCCTGAGGGTGGTGCAGCCGGAACCACCACCCCTGCCTCCACCTGGGATTCCACAGGTGCTGGGCTGGGACCCGAGCCCCGGGCCTGCTGCACCAGGTGA